From the genome of Rhodospirillaceae bacterium:
TTTGCCCGGCCATCTTCTTACCTTTGAAGACTTTACCCGGATATTGGCACTGACCCGTGGACCCCAACGAACGGTGACTGATCGACACACCGTGGGAGGCCCGCAAACCGGCGAAGCCATGCCGCTTCATACCACCGGCAAATCCTTTACCGATTGTGGTGCCAACGACATCAACATGCTGCCCAGCAATGAAGTGTTCCGCCGAAAGTTCCGCGCCAATATCGACCATCGCATCATCGGTCACGCGGAATTCAGCCACTTTACGCTTGGGCTCCACCTTCGCCTTAGCGAAATGGCCGCGTTGTGCTTTTGAAACTCTCTTAACCTTAGCCGTGCCAACGCCCAACTGGAGCGCCGTATAGCCGTCTCGTTCAGCCGTCCGCTGATCAACAACTTGACAGTTGTCGACTTTTAGAACGGTGACGGGAACGTGTGTGCCGTTGTCTTGAAAGACGCGGCTCATTCCCAATTTTTGTGCTATCAAACCGGTTCGCATAATCTTCACCCTAGAGTTTGATCTCGACGTCGACGCCAGCCGCCAAGTCGAGCTTCATAAGTGCATCGACCGTCTGTGGCGTTGGGTCAACAATGTCCAATACCCGCTTGTGAGTCCGAATTTCGAACTGCTCACGAGACTTCTTATCGATATGCGGAGACCGCAAAACCGTAAATTTTTCAATTCGCGTCGGCAGCGGGATCGGGCCACAAACCTGTGCGCCTGTGCGCCGGGCTGTGTTCACGATTTCTTTTGCCGATTGGTCCAAGACTCGATGATCGAATGCCTTGAGCCGAATGCGTATATTTTGATTTTCCATGGCTGCAGCCTAGTAAAAAGGCCGCCCACAATGGGACGGCCGGTTAAAATTATTCTCTATTCT
Proteins encoded in this window:
- the rplC gene encoding 50S ribosomal protein L3; this encodes MRTGLIAQKLGMSRVFQDNGTHVPVTVLKVDNCQVVDQRTAERDGYTALQLGVGTAKVKRVSKAQRGHFAKAKVEPKRKVAEFRVTDDAMVDIGAELSAEHFIAGQHVDVVGTTIGKGFAGGMKRHGFAGLRASHGVSISHRSLGSTGQCQYPGKVFKGKKMAGQMGGVRVTAQNLEIVETDGDRGLILVKGAVPGHKGGYLFVSDAVKKPAPEGVPFPAALLGTSEEKPAEEAPEAAPEEAPAEEAVVETDAGEDKE
- the rpsJ gene encoding 30S ribosomal protein S10, whose product is MENQNIRIRLKAFDHRVLDQSAKEIVNTARRTGAQVCGPIPLPTRIEKFTVLRSPHIDKKSREQFEIRTHKRVLDIVDPTPQTVDALMKLDLAAGVDVEIKL